The Castor canadensis chromosome 8, mCasCan1.hap1v2, whole genome shotgun sequence genome contains a region encoding:
- the Trem1 gene encoding triggering receptor expressed on myeloid cells 1 isoform X3, with protein sequence MKKARLWELLWILFLSESNSLFLLKELQAAFELQEEKYAKTEGQNLTVRCPFNIMMYFYSQKAWQRLQDTGEPLTLAITEKSSGNPSQVQVGKYTLKDDPSEAMLYVQMTNLQVEDSGLYRCVIYHPPADPIILFRPVRLVVTKDSSVTPASDKNPTLNSAKIPTLTTTKDPSNTHARVPVLSFVVPVTCGLLSKSLVFGVLFAVTQRSFGS encoded by the exons ATGAAGAAGGCCAGACTCTGGGAGCTGCTGTGGATTCTGTTCTTATCAG AGTCTAACTCCCTTTTCCTGCTTAAAGAACTCCAAGCTGCCTTTGAATTACAAGAGGAAAAGTATGCCAAAACAGAGGGGCAGAACCTGACAGTGAGATGCCCCTTCAATATCATGATGTACTTCTATAGCCAGAAGGCTTGGCAGAGGCTTCAGGACACAGGGGAGCCCTTGACCCTGGCAATCACAGAGAAGTCATCAGGGAATCCTAGTCAAGTTCAAGTGGGGAAGTACACTCTGAAAGATGACCCCTCAGAGGCCATGCTCTACGTCCAAATGACCAACCTTCAAGTGGAGGACTCGGGACTATATCGGTGTGTGATCTACCATCCCCCTGCGGACCCTATCATCCTGTTCCGTCCTGTTCGCCTGGTGGTGACCAAGG ATTCTTCAGTTACCCCTGCCTCTGACAAGAATCCTACTCTGAACTCGGCTAAGATCCCTACCCTTACTACCACAAAGGACCCCAGCAATACCCATGCCAG GGTCCCTGTGCTTAGCTTTGTGGTTCCGGTGACCTGTGGACTTCTCAGTAAGAGCCTGGTCTTTGGTGTCCTGTTTGCTGTTACGCAGAGGTCATTTGGATCCTAG
- the Trem1 gene encoding triggering receptor expressed on myeloid cells 1 isoform X2 — protein MKKARLWELLWILFLSELQAAFELQEEKYAKTEGQNLTVRCPFNIMMYFYSQKAWQRLQDTGEPLTLAITEKSSGNPSQVQVGKYTLKDDPSEAMLYVQMTNLQVEDSGLYRCVIYHPPADPIILFRPVRLVVTKDSSVTPASDKNPTLNSAKIPTLTTTKDPSNTHARYRTVTQPLPKTTALISSLDPGVNFTNKTDVIRVPVLSFVVPVTCGLLSKSLVFGVLFAVTQRSFGS, from the exons ATGAAGAAGGCCAGACTCTGGGAGCTGCTGTGGATTCTGTTCTTATCAG AACTCCAAGCTGCCTTTGAATTACAAGAGGAAAAGTATGCCAAAACAGAGGGGCAGAACCTGACAGTGAGATGCCCCTTCAATATCATGATGTACTTCTATAGCCAGAAGGCTTGGCAGAGGCTTCAGGACACAGGGGAGCCCTTGACCCTGGCAATCACAGAGAAGTCATCAGGGAATCCTAGTCAAGTTCAAGTGGGGAAGTACACTCTGAAAGATGACCCCTCAGAGGCCATGCTCTACGTCCAAATGACCAACCTTCAAGTGGAGGACTCGGGACTATATCGGTGTGTGATCTACCATCCCCCTGCGGACCCTATCATCCTGTTCCGTCCTGTTCGCCTGGTGGTGACCAAGG ATTCTTCAGTTACCCCTGCCTCTGACAAGAATCCTACTCTGAACTCGGCTAAGATCCCTACCCTTACTACCACAAAGGACCCCAGCAATACCCATGCCAGGTACAGAACTGTGACCCAACCCTTACCAAAGACAACTGCTCTTATCTCCTCTCTTGACCCTGGAGTCAACTTCACAAATAAGACGGATGTCATCAG GGTCCCTGTGCTTAGCTTTGTGGTTCCGGTGACCTGTGGACTTCTCAGTAAGAGCCTGGTCTTTGGTGTCCTGTTTGCTGTTACGCAGAGGTCATTTGGATCCTAG
- the Trem1 gene encoding triggering receptor expressed on myeloid cells 1 isoform X1: MKKARLWELLWILFLSESNSLFLLKELQAAFELQEEKYAKTEGQNLTVRCPFNIMMYFYSQKAWQRLQDTGEPLTLAITEKSSGNPSQVQVGKYTLKDDPSEAMLYVQMTNLQVEDSGLYRCVIYHPPADPIILFRPVRLVVTKDSSVTPASDKNPTLNSAKIPTLTTTKDPSNTHARYRTVTQPLPKTTALISSLDPGVNFTNKTDVIRVPVLSFVVPVTCGLLSKSLVFGVLFAVTQRSFGS; this comes from the exons ATGAAGAAGGCCAGACTCTGGGAGCTGCTGTGGATTCTGTTCTTATCAG AGTCTAACTCCCTTTTCCTGCTTAAAGAACTCCAAGCTGCCTTTGAATTACAAGAGGAAAAGTATGCCAAAACAGAGGGGCAGAACCTGACAGTGAGATGCCCCTTCAATATCATGATGTACTTCTATAGCCAGAAGGCTTGGCAGAGGCTTCAGGACACAGGGGAGCCCTTGACCCTGGCAATCACAGAGAAGTCATCAGGGAATCCTAGTCAAGTTCAAGTGGGGAAGTACACTCTGAAAGATGACCCCTCAGAGGCCATGCTCTACGTCCAAATGACCAACCTTCAAGTGGAGGACTCGGGACTATATCGGTGTGTGATCTACCATCCCCCTGCGGACCCTATCATCCTGTTCCGTCCTGTTCGCCTGGTGGTGACCAAGG ATTCTTCAGTTACCCCTGCCTCTGACAAGAATCCTACTCTGAACTCGGCTAAGATCCCTACCCTTACTACCACAAAGGACCCCAGCAATACCCATGCCAGGTACAGAACTGTGACCCAACCCTTACCAAAGACAACTGCTCTTATCTCCTCTCTTGACCCTGGAGTCAACTTCACAAATAAGACGGATGTCATCAG GGTCCCTGTGCTTAGCTTTGTGGTTCCGGTGACCTGTGGACTTCTCAGTAAGAGCCTGGTCTTTGGTGTCCTGTTTGCTGTTACGCAGAGGTCATTTGGATCCTAG